The region aattttgcggggagttttttatgtcaatttccaccaaatcgtaggtgtagaatcacgctatggtggccgtgacatataattttttgacaccctgtacattacaGTCCCTGTTGACTTTTCACAATGCTATACCAAATCCTCTCTTTAGCTTGAACTTTCTACCGTCAAAACTTGCGCGTACGACTGTAGCTTGTCGATTCGAAAAGTGTTTACTCTGTCACAGAGGTATAGTTGAAACAACGGAAATTGCATGATAGAATAGCACTTGGTTTACATTAGCTGTGTTTTCCAGTGAATTCGTGGCTCTTGCTACACGGCTCTTCtaatcaattgcaattttgcaTTTAAGTCCACCATACCAGTTACTCGTAAGTTGGACCAAACGCGCAGAAAGTGGTGGAGATATTTTTTTTAGCAGTTTCGTTGTTTGCAAATAATGAACTAGTTCACGAAGAAGGGATTCCGATTGAATTTGTGCACCTAATACATTTTCTCGAAGCATAAATGAAAAGTCTTGTAATATAGAAATGCAAAGATATAATCATGTATCGTGAAACTTCATGCACAGCTTTATAACGCCTTATCGAGCGTTTTATTTGAGATTAAATAAAGAAGACCTACTGCGTAGAATGTTTCAATGTTCAGGATTTCCCGTTTGTAATGAGACTAgatcgcggatttttatgcaaactaaacCAGTTGTAGAAAACAGGAATGAagtgaaataataattgaaaataatgcaacaatattctcaaattcttcttcttctccgtgtttgccataaatgcataaaattcgccgtTTAGTAATTATGCTAACCCGTTTGCGATAGCGTGGCGTCGTCGCTGAATCATGTATGAACATTGTGACGAATGTCCAATGAGACATATGGCAACGATTATGGGATCTTTTCGCGTATTGCGTTCTCAATATTAACATCTGCTACGgatccataaaatccgctgaCCTACCATCGTTATTTTCCTTTCGCATTACAATTTTGTGCGCAGAGAATTTAGGCGAAATTATTTCGTTCTTTTCTTCGCGTAACGCAGGGAAAATGCTGacgcaatatatgtatgtagacAATGTATGGTTGTTCCTTTTGCCGAACGGTTGAAAATATTCTCTTGAAACTGTTTTAACTGTTGCTCTAGAAACACAACTGTGTTAACAGATACCTTCGCAGTTACGGTCTGGCAAAACTGATACGATGTGCTCAATATCGTGGAACTATAGTCGCAGGCGGATTACAAATGATAAATGCACGCTGCACTCTTAAGTTGAATAACAGACAGTCGCACGTGCGAGGGTCCCATCATCGATCACGACGATTTTGAGCCTGTGCATGACACGGAGGCGTCATGTCTCGGTGAAGTTTCAAGGATGTAATACCTTTTCGCGTCGTCTAATACTTTCTGCGTTACACGAGtgtcccattttttttttcttttttagaatcGCATAGTGATTGTACGCTGAATATACTTCGACGGCAATTGGAAAATTAAGTAAGCGTTTCAGGATTCAGAAATCCAAGAAGTTGAAGCCCTCGGAAATGGAaagattttaaattttatttgttggAGTAGTAAGAAAGCTATAGATTTCATACTTATTGGAATATTAGTAGATCGTAGATTCACAGCACCATCGAAACGATGCGCGACTTCTAGTGACATTTATAGAAAGAGACGAGCACAGCGCTTTCGTCAGAAAACATTTAGTCATGGAACTTCACAAATTCAGAGATAGCTTTTCGCTCTGTTGACAGATGCATTAAAATTATCACCGTATATTGCTCGTATGTGTTGTGTGCATTGAGATACCGTGCAATCCAACATATTATTCAGCTCGCTgattatgttaaataaaactGTGTCGTTAAGCACAGTCATCCGCGTCTGCCTTAAGTggatagaaatatttaaaaccGTGAATAGTATTTAAAACCGAACAGCTTCGTTTAGTGCAAATAGGAAAATGTATATTGGCAATTTAAGCCTGGAAGTAACTATTCGCATCATTTGGTTTTCGCGCGAAGAATGCAAGCTTCACAAAGGTCACCAAACGGTTAATTCCGCCATGGTGCAGGAAATGGGTTTCTCGGAAGTCGAACTGAGACTGCTCTTCCTGTACAGTTCTCAGTATTTCAGCGGTCTTCGCTTTTGCGACTTCACACCATAAGCAATTCGCTGTAAATCTCGAGCCAACTTAAAAAAAAGAAGTTCAAGCTTACGTATCGTTCAATCAACCCTTGTTGCACGTGGTTTTTCGCTTTTTCATCTCCATTAAAATCATCGACACAGGTCGAAATACTGTTTTTTTAATGACAAAATGGAGGGAATATGCCGGTACATGGGTCAAGcagaatttagaaaaaaatatcttCAACATTATTTAATCCCTTGTCGTATAGCAAACAGAACCTACTAAACATGGATGCTATGTTTTGTAACCAATATGTAAGTAGCAAATTATATATAGATACTATATTGTAATaactaaaaattttcttttctcttctgtgAAATTATTAGAGATAAAGCTGTAATCGTACGGCAAGTTGTTCCTCGAACAATATGGCTGCCAAAACGGTCACGGAAGGTCACTGATCGAAAGTTATAGGTGGTAATgcttagactgtggatctttatgtaaaataaaaaggtTCTGcaatcaattgtaagaaatagaTGCGAAgtgaaatgttttttttttctctttaataatgTCAATAAGCTGAAGGTAATAGATCAGTGTCCCTAAATTCTCTGAATCCTTTTAATATGTTAAATGGTGTCTTcccatttttataataaatgcataaaatccgcaatctggtaACGATAGTAGGTAGACGAAGAGGGTAGCTTGCAGAAAGTTCATTGTGAGTGTTCAAGATAGCTCTCTGAGACAAGTACGTTGAACCAACCGACTTATATGTGGACGGTGACCTAAATTCACATACACGATCTTCGCAATCATGGTGTACCATGAACACGGAGTGTCCAATGCCAACCGGTTGATGTTGTGCAATGTGACGTAATAAGAAATTGCCATCGGTGGCTGGGACACTCGTAATAGTCTTCAATCGTAAACTTGTATCAAAACTCCACGATTGAAGCTGTTGAGAATCATGCATACAGGGTGGTTCACTATTTTTGATAGTTTAACAAAACAACATTGGTAGTAAGCTCTTGCGCTGTAACATTGAGTCACACATCTACCGAATATGTATGCAACTTATTTCGTCTAAgtcggaataaaattctatttttttgtaatcgaaataaaattccattttgtcGTTATCGATGGTGACTTTTAGTACTCTGTAAATGTAGTATTAAGGAATACTTTACGGATAAATGAGTTTTGGTAAATATTATGttttcataaaacaaaaacgtaaGTGCTTCTTTACCTTTAAAACGCCATATTTTCTTCGTCGGGTTCTTCAACTATAATGGAAAATGAATGGTTGTATCATATTTGTGTAATATATGCGCAATACAATTTTTCATGTTTAATAAACGCTCAAATAATCCTTTCAACAATTACGAAGATTTTTAGCCAGGTGCAGCGTGTCTTTCTTGATGAAATGTGTGTTCATTTTAGACATTCTAATCTGTTACAGATATGCGGCATAGGTATCCTGACCGTAGGCATCCTCGCATGTGTACGCCTGTCCTCTGTGACCGAATCCTTGAACACAAATGTTATGTTCCCAGCGATAACGTTAATAGTCTTGGGAAGTATCATCTTTATAATCTCGTTCTTCGGATGCTGCGGCGCCATTCGGGAAAGTCATTGCATGACGATTACCGTAAGTATATAAAAATCATTCGCCGTGGCTCTTTTAAAAGTTAGACTGCGGAATCGATGCACGATAAAAACCCATTGGATGGATGAAATTCAAAACAGTGGGAACGTTATAAGAATTTAACAACATCCACAttttattttcgacttactaaaatgattgaataaaggaagaaatttGTATACGATTCCTGGGTCTTGCAATTGAAGTGCAgtctaaattataaataaataaaataacaaaatgagACCACGAATAACCGAAATTATCCGATGACATTTTAGTTCGCATCGTTTCTTCTCTTCATCTTGCTCGTACAAGTGGCTGTCGCAGTATACGCTTTCGTCGTCGTCAAGAACCCCGAAAATTCAATATCCCGGGACTACAGATCGATATTCAACGATTATCCACAAAACAAGGACAGCAGGGACTTTATAGATGCTATTCAAGTTACAGTAAGTAATAGAAATTCTTTAGTTACGTAAGTTCAAACTCAGCTGTGAAACTTCATATTTGATATGGTAAGGTAAACTATTACTTCATAATTTGATTATGTACAGAGCGGAAGTTCGTCGTtagataatttattatattaaatggTTGAATATTCGAGTTTAATCAAATTCGCTT is a window of Halictus rubicundus isolate RS-2024b chromosome 4, iyHalRubi1_principal, whole genome shotgun sequence DNA encoding:
- the Tspan6 gene encoding tetraspanin 6 isoform X1; translation: MGCGMGMIKYLLFIFNFIFAICGIGILTVGILACVRLSSVTESLNTNVMFPAITLIVLGSIIFIISFFGCCGAIRESHCMTITFASFLLFILLVQVAVAVYAFVVVKNPENSISRDYRSIFNDYPQNKDSRDFIDAIQVTFRCCGVESPNDYTTIYHNFTTPWSCCGKEQGQSCTMDESHREGCAPILMDAIKMFGGILGGVAIGIAGVELIGIIFALCLANSIRNTERRGYRV
- the Tspan6 gene encoding tetraspanin 6 isoform X2; the protein is MSCVMDCIKWLLFVFNFLTVICGIGILTVGILACVRLSSVTESLNTNVMFPAITLIVLGSIIFIISFFGCCGAIRESHCMTITFASFLLFILLVQVAVAVYAFVVVKNPENSISRDYRSIFNDYPQNKDSRDFIDAIQVTFRCCGVESPNDYTTIYHNFTTPWSCCGKEQGQSCTMDESHREGCAPILMDAIKMFGGILGGVAIGIAGVELIGIIFALCLANSIRNTERRGYRV